Genomic window (Roseimicrobium gellanilyticum):
GCCGGTGGTAGGCAAATGGGGGTGCGGAGCCTCTCTTTGGATGCTCGAGAGAGGCTTCTTCGCGATTCGTCACTACCACGCCACATATGACGGCACTAGGCTAGTGCCGCTCCCTGCGAACCACTTCGTTTGCCGCTGACTCAAGTTTTTGCACCTTCCTTCTTCCTCCCCAGCGCCGCCTCCACACAAAACACCGCCACACCCGCCCAGATGCAGGCAAAGGAGACCATCACGCCGAGCGTCACAGGCTCCTTGTACATCAGAGCGCCAATCAAGAACTGGCCCGTGGGTGCGATGAATTGCAGCAGACCCAGCGTACTGAAACGCAGATGCCGCGCCGCATGGGCAAAAGTCAACAGAGGTGCAGCGGTGCACGCGCCGGCGAGGAACATGAGGAACCAGTCCCCCGCGCTTCCGGTGGCCGCCAGTGGCCGGCTTTCTGAAGCAATCCACACCAACCCGCCGAGTGCCAAGGGCAGCACGATCACGGACTCCATCGCCAGACCTGTCAGCGAGCCCAGAGGCGACTTCCGCCTCGCCAATCCATAGGCCGCAAACGTGAGAGCCAGCGCGAGGGCAATCCACGGCAGACGCCCCACCAGAATCACCTGCAGCAGCACTCCGGCTGCCGCGAGTACGATGCTCACGATGCGCCAGCGAGAAATATTCTCCCCCAGCAGCACGCGGCCAATAGCCACATTGAGCAGGGGATTAAGAAAGTAACCAAGGCTCGCCTCAACAATGTGCCCGTGCTGGTTCGCCCAAATGAAGAGCGACCAGTTCACGGTGAGCAACGCGGCGGAGAGACCATGCGCGCGCAGCAGGGCTGGCGTCTTCATCGCCTCCACCCAGGCACGCCAATTTTTCGTGATGGCAAGCAGGGGCAGTACCCACACCACCGTCCACACCAGACGCTGGAGCACCACGACGTCCGAGCCGAAACGCTGGACCAGCTTCCAATAGATGGGAAGCGTGCCCCACATGCCGAACGCCACGATGGCGCTCAGCACGGCTGAGGGCGGGTCCGGTGTTTGCCCGGATGTTTGGTTGGGTTGCCCGCCCTCTGATTCAGCCATGCCTCAGGCCGGGCTTATTTGCCCTTGGAAAGCTCCTTCAGCTTTTTGGTAAACTTCTCCACCTTGGGCTTCACGACGGCGCAGACATAACCCTGGTTCGGATTCTTGTTCGCGAAATCCTGGTGATAATCTTCCGCGGCGTAGAAGTTCTTCAGCGGTGCGATCTCGGTGACGATGGGGTCCTTGAACTCCTTCTGGTGCTCCTTCACTGACGCCTCGGCGATCTTCTTCTGCGCGTCATTCGTGTAGTAGATCACGGAGCGATACTGCGGGCCGGAGTCATTGCCCTGGCGGTTGAGCGTGGTGGGATCATGGGCGTACCAGAAGAGATCCACGAGATCCTTGTAGCTCACCACCGTGGGGTCGAAGACGACCTTGATCACCTCGGCATGACCGGTGGTCTTGGTGCAGACCTGTTCATAGGTGGGGTTTTCCACATGGCCACCGGAGTAGCCGCTGATCACCTTCACCACGCCCTTGATGGGCAGGTAGCAGCCTTCCGTGCACCAGAAGCAGCCACCCCCGAGGATGGCCTCCTCTGTCTTGGCAGGAGCAGATTTTTCGTCGGCAGCGACAGCCGTTGCAGAAACGATGGCGGACATAAAGAGTGCGAGAAGTACCTTGAGTTTCATGGTGGGAAAACGGGAGACAGCTTGTCAGGAAGAAACGTTCGCCACCGCCCTTTCTTGGGATGGGTCATGAAAAGATGCGACTGAAAGCGGGCGGTGGATGCTGAAAAACGCGCTCCGGTTTCCATGCCCCCCTCAGGTATGTCGGCTCAGGTAGCGGGCCGCGAGCTCAACCAACTCTTTCTCGTAGGTCTCGCTTGCAGCAACGGCCTGAAGCAGACGGAGGAACTCTTCCCTCGTCTGTTTGCCACAGTCCGGGGAGTTCAGCACGCGGTTCATGAGCAAAATGCCATTTAATGATGGACGCCGCGTGACTGACTGAACCAATGCCGGAATGTATGACGGATAGAAGGTCTCGATGTGATGAACAAAGGTGCCCGGAGCCCCAGCATACGACAGCGGATGCGCCTCAAAAAATTCCAGGAACGGCTGACACACCGAGCCACCAAGCTCCGGCCCTAGCGCCATTACAAGCTCATCGGCTTGAAGTTCAAACTCGTCATCGTCGGGATCCAGCCGACCAAGACGATTTCGAAGGGTTTGTGAATCCGTCACCATTCCCGAGGTGAGTTGAAATTGGAGTGCCCTGCTATAACAGCCGATTCATTCACCCCACATTCGCTGCCCGGCCATGCCGCAGCGTCACGCGCTTCAGGCGCCACTCCAGGTCCGTCGTGAGGTCCTTCCACTCAAAGCGCCAGGTCCAGAACTCGCCGCTTTTGCCAGGGATGTTCATGCGGGCCTCGCTGCCGAGGCCGAGAACATCCTGTAGTGGGCAGATGGCCAACCGCGCCTTGCTCGCCCAGACGTGTTCAATGAAGTCCCAGTGGATCTGCGTACCGTCCGTCTTCGTGTATCCGAGGATGTTCGCACGCTCCTTCTCCACCATCTCGGCGGTGCGGGTGGTATGCTCGTCCTCACCGCTGTTGAAGTACCCCACCATGGTATCGTTGTCGTGGGTGCCAGTGTAGGCGACGCTGTTGTCCGGATAGTTCTCCGGGATGTAGTCCTCCGCGAGGGCATCCGCGCCAAAGGCGAACTGCATCACCCGCATGCCGGGCAGCTCATGACGGTCGCGCAGGGCCACCACGTCGGGCGTGATGAGGCCGAGGTCTTCCGCAATGATGGGCACCTCGCCGAGGTCTTCCTTGAAGGCCTCGAAGAGTGCATCCCCTGGCGCTTCCACCCACTGGCCATTCACTGCCGTGGCTTCCGAGGCGGGAATCTCCCAGTAGGCGGCGAACCCGCGGAAGTGGTCAATGCGAACGATGTCCACCAGTGAGAGCGTCTTGCGCAGGCGGGACTTCCACCAGGCGAAGTTGGTCTTCTGGTGCTTCTCCCAATCGTAGAGCGGATTGCCCCAGCGCTGGCCGGTCGCGGCAAAGTAGTCCGGCGGCACGCCGGCCACCACGGTGGGATTGCCATGCTCATCCAGGTGGAAGAGACCGCGATTCGCCCACACATCCGCGCTGTCATGCGCGGCGAAGATGGGGATGTCCCCGATGATGCTGATGTCGAGTTCCTTCGCACGCAGGCGGAGCTTGTTCCACTGACGGTGGAAGAAGAACTGTAGCACCTTCGCCGCCTCGATCTCCTCCTCCAGCCCGGCCATCACCTCGGCCATGGCCACCTCGTCGCGCAGGGCGATGCCCTTGGGCCATTCGGTCCAGGGACGGAGATCGTATTCTCCCTTCAGGGCGATGAACATGGACCAGTCATCCAACCACTCCGATTCACGCTGGCAGAAGGTCTCAAAGGCGCGCTGCAGCAGCGGGCTGGCGCTGCACTGCTTGATGAACTTGTGCGCGGCATTCTTCAGGAAGGCCGTGCGAATCTCCAGCACGGCGCCGAAGTCCACGTGATCATCTGGAAACTCAGGCAACACCGCGAGGTCTGAAGGTCGAACCACGCCGTCCTTCACCAGCGAATCCAGGCTGATGAGCAGCGGATTCCCCGCGTAGCTGGACAACGACTGGTACGGCGAGTTCCCGTAGCCCGTGGGTCCGAGCGGCAGCACCTGCCAGGCACGCTGACCCATGCGATGCAGGGCCTCCAGCCACAGTTCCGCGCCCCGACCGATCTCCCCGATGCCGAAGCGCCCCGGCAAGGACGTGGGATGGAGGAGAATGCCGGAACAGCGCGGGATGGAAAGCATGGCCTCAAAAGGAGCGCAAGGCGCGTGCCGTGCAAGCTGGCAGTTTCCCACCAGCACACGGATTTCTTCATACGCTTAATCGCGCCTCAGAACGGTACGGCGAATTTTTCTTCAAGTCGCTGGCACACAGCCGTCTGGAGCGCCTCGTGATTCAGGCGGGTGAACACGTCCTCCAGGAAGCCAAGTGTGATCAGCGTGCGGGAAGCCTGGTCAGGAATCCCACGCGCCATGAGGTAGAAAAGCTCGTCCTTGTCCACCGGGGAACTGGTGGATCCGTGGCTGCACTTCACCTGGTCGGCATTGATTTCCAGACCGGGCATGGAGTTCGCCTCGCAGGTGTCGCTGTTGAGCAGGTTGCGGCAGGTCTGGTAGGCGTCTGTGTAGTGCGCGCCCTCATCCACGAAGATGAGGCCCGAGAAGACGGTGCGAGCCTGGTCATCCAGCACGTTCTTGTACAGCAGGTCGGATTTCGCACGCGGAGCCGCGTGATGCTGAAAGGTGCGCTGGTCGACCTCTTGCGTGTCATGCGGGGAGGAGACGCCGAGCATGTAGCTCTCAGCACCGGCGCCTTCCATGCGGGAGACGCTCTCATTGCGCACCCAGGCCGCGCCCAGGTTCATGAGCAAAGCGGTCGCGGTGGCGGCCTTGTGCACGCTGGCGCTGGTGAGGTGCACGGCGCGGCTCTTCAGATTCAGATCCTGCACCACTCCGTAGATGATTTTCGCGCCATCGCGCGCATGGAGGTCCGTCACGGCCACCACGCCCTGTTCCTCGTCATCGAGCGAGCGCTGGTGCTCCAGCACGGTGATTTGCGAATTCGGCTCGCTCACGATGAGCGTGTGCGGGAACACGGAGCCGCGTCCGCCAATCCAGTGGAAAACCTCAATGGGTTTCTCCATCTGCACACCCTTCGCCACATGCAGCACGATGCCGGCACGGGTGCGGGCCTGGTGCATCTGGGAGAACTTGATGCCGCCCAGCGACGTCTCGCGGGCCATGAAATGCTCCTGCATCAGCTCCGGCATGCGCGAGGCCGCCTCGAGCAGCGGCACCAGGGTCACGCCTTCCGGCAGTGAGCCCAGAGCCTCGGGATTCAGCAGTTCATCATTGGCAAAGATGAGCCGTACCGCGGCCTCCAGCGTGGAGGTGGACTCGCTGAGCGCACGGCCCTTGTCCGCATCACTGAGGGCAGCGACCGACTCGATGGCGAGCATGGCTTCCGCCTGCTTGACGGAGCCATAGCGCCAGTGCTCATCGGTACGGATGGGCGAAGGCATGGCAGCGAACCGTTCGCCCGCCTGGTATTGGAGTTTGCTGAACCAGGTGGCAACAGTGGCAGGGGCGGACATGAGAGCGGTGGACATTGAAAAAAGTCGTATCGAGTATCGCGAGTGAGGTTGCGGGTCCTGCGTGGTCAGCCCACGCTGCCTTCCATTTCCAGGTCGATGAGGCGCTTCAGCTCGACGCTGTATTCCATGGGGAACTCACGCACGAGGTCATTGATGAAGCCGTTCACGGAAAGGCTCATCGCCTCCGCCTCGGAGAGACCGCGCTGCTGCATGTAGAAGAGCTGCTCCGCGCTCACCTGGCTCACGCTGGCCTCATGCTGGGTGGCATGCTGGTTGCCGCGCACGCTGATGGCGGGATACGTGTCCGTGCGGCTGCGGCTGTTGATCAGCAGCGCATCGCACTCGGTGTTGTTCTTGCAGCCCTTGAGATGCTTCGGGATGTGCACCAGACCACGGTAGGTCGAGCGCCCCTGGCCGATGGAGATGGACTTGGAGATCACATTGCTGGTGGTCTCATCCGCGGCGTGAATCATCTTCGCGCCGGTGTCCTGATGCTGGCCGGTGTTCGCGAGGGCGATGCTGATCACCTCGCCACGTGCCTTGCGACCCTTCATCACCACGCCGGGATACTTCATGGTGAGACGGCTGCCGATGTTGCAGTCGATCCAGCGGATCTCCGCGTTCTCATGCGCAAGGCCGCGCTTGGTCACAAGGTTGAAGACGTTGCTGCTCCAGTTCTGCACCGTCACGTACTGGATCTTCGCGTCCTTCATGGCCACGAGTTCCACTACGGCGCTGTGCAGCGTGGCCGTTTCAAACTTCGGCGCGGTACAGCCTTCCATGTACATGACCTCGGCGCCTTCATCCG
Coding sequences:
- the sufB gene encoding Fe-S cluster assembly protein SufB, producing the protein MSTETEEIADIKVDTIGDFYFPENHVYDAGFGLSEKTIDYICDVKNDPEWVREFRKKALQVFNEKPMPTHWATKDLENIHFDEFRYYLAGDRKPKRSWDEVPEEIKRTFDRLGIPEQERKYLAGVEAQYDSEAAYSNIKAAVEEQGVIFVNSTEGLQKHPEIFRKWFGKVIPTGDNKFSALNSAVFSGGSFIYIPPGVKVKHPLQAYFRINSEQFGQFERTLIIADEGAEVMYMEGCTAPKFETATLHSAVVELVAMKDAKIQYVTVQNWSSNVFNLVTKRGLAHENAEIRWIDCNIGSRLTMKYPGVVMKGRKARGEVISIALANTGQHQDTGAKMIHAADETTSNVISKSISIGQGRSTYRGLVHIPKHLKGCKNNTECDALLINSRSRTDTYPAISVRGNQHATQHEASVSQVSAEQLFYMQQRGLSEAEAMSLSVNGFINDLVREFPMEYSVELKRLIDLEMEGSVG
- the sufD gene encoding Fe-S cluster assembly protein SufD; translated protein: MSTALMSAPATVATWFSKLQYQAGERFAAMPSPIRTDEHWRYGSVKQAEAMLAIESVAALSDADKGRALSESTSTLEAAVRLIFANDELLNPEALGSLPEGVTLVPLLEAASRMPELMQEHFMARETSLGGIKFSQMHQARTRAGIVLHVAKGVQMEKPIEVFHWIGGRGSVFPHTLIVSEPNSQITVLEHQRSLDDEEQGVVAVTDLHARDGAKIIYGVVQDLNLKSRAVHLTSASVHKAATATALLMNLGAAWVRNESVSRMEGAGAESYMLGVSSPHDTQEVDQRTFQHHAAPRAKSDLLYKNVLDDQARTVFSGLIFVDEGAHYTDAYQTCRNLLNSDTCEANSMPGLEINADQVKCSHGSTSSPVDKDELFYLMARGIPDQASRTLITLGFLEDVFTRLNHEALQTAVCQRLEEKFAVPF
- the malQ gene encoding 4-alpha-glucanotransferase, whose protein sequence is MLSIPRCSGILLHPTSLPGRFGIGEIGRGAELWLEALHRMGQRAWQVLPLGPTGYGNSPYQSLSSYAGNPLLISLDSLVKDGVVRPSDLAVLPEFPDDHVDFGAVLEIRTAFLKNAAHKFIKQCSASPLLQRAFETFCQRESEWLDDWSMFIALKGEYDLRPWTEWPKGIALRDEVAMAEVMAGLEEEIEAAKVLQFFFHRQWNKLRLRAKELDISIIGDIPIFAAHDSADVWANRGLFHLDEHGNPTVVAGVPPDYFAATGQRWGNPLYDWEKHQKTNFAWWKSRLRKTLSLVDIVRIDHFRGFAAYWEIPASEATAVNGQWVEAPGDALFEAFKEDLGEVPIIAEDLGLITPDVVALRDRHELPGMRVMQFAFGADALAEDYIPENYPDNSVAYTGTHDNDTMVGYFNSGEDEHTTRTAEMVEKERANILGYTKTDGTQIHWDFIEHVWASKARLAICPLQDVLGLGSEARMNIPGKSGEFWTWRFEWKDLTTDLEWRLKRVTLRHGRAANVG
- the rarD gene encoding EamA family transporter RarD produces the protein MAESEGGQPNQTSGQTPDPPSAVLSAIVAFGMWGTLPIYWKLVQRFGSDVVVLQRLVWTVVWVLPLLAITKNWRAWVEAMKTPALLRAHGLSAALLTVNWSLFIWANQHGHIVEASLGYFLNPLLNVAIGRVLLGENISRWRIVSIVLAAAGVLLQVILVGRLPWIALALALTFAAYGLARRKSPLGSLTGLAMESVIVLPLALGGLVWIASESRPLAATGSAGDWFLMFLAGACTAAPLLTFAHAARHLRFSTLGLLQFIAPTGQFLIGALMYKEPVTLGVMVSFACIWAGVAVFCVEAALGRKKEGAKT
- the msrA gene encoding peptide-methionine (S)-S-oxide reductase MsrA encodes the protein MKLKVLLALFMSAIVSATAVAADEKSAPAKTEEAILGGGCFWCTEGCYLPIKGVVKVISGYSGGHVENPTYEQVCTKTTGHAEVIKVVFDPTVVSYKDLVDLFWYAHDPTTLNRQGNDSGPQYRSVIYYTNDAQKKIAEASVKEHQKEFKDPIVTEIAPLKNFYAAEDYHQDFANKNPNQGYVCAVVKPKVEKFTKKLKELSKGK